GGGCCGCCTCACGACGTGCGGGGGTCCAGGAGGTCGCGCAAGCCGTCCCCCAGCAGATTGAACCCCAGGACGGCCAGGGCGATGGCCATGCCCGGGAAGAGCGCGTATCCGGGCGCGAGCGGGAGGAAGTTCTGCGCGTCCTTGAGCA
The Candidatus Methylomirabilota bacterium DNA segment above includes these coding regions:
- a CDS encoding ABC transporter permease, whose amino-acid sequence is LKDAQNFLPLAPGYALFPGMAIALAVLGFNLLGDGLRDLLDPRTS